The Paramisgurnus dabryanus chromosome 3, PD_genome_1.1, whole genome shotgun sequence genome includes a window with the following:
- the syngr1a gene encoding synaptogyrin-1a isoform X1: protein MEQAYGAGKAGGTFDPITFIQQPQAILRFVSWIFSIVIFGCIANEGYVNPPDSPEEFCIFNKNQNACNYGVGMGTLAFLCCAVFLALDVYFPQISSVKDRKKAVLADIGVSAFWSFMWFVGFCFLANQWQVSKLEDNPLKEGGDAARAAITFSFFSIFTWAAQAFLGFQRYKLGSSSSLFSQDYIDPTQDPAAAPSTGTEYTAYNADMEANYEGSGGYQNEDY, encoded by the exons ATGGAGCAGGCATACGGGGCTGGCAAGGCTGGCGGAACCTTCGACCCAATTACCTTCATTCAGCAACCGCAGGCCATTCTTCGTTTCGTGTCATGG ATCTTTTCCATCGTGATTTTTGGATGTATTGCTAATGAGGGATATGTGAACCCTCCAGACTCACCAGAGGAGTTTTGTATCTTCAACAAGAATCAGAATGCCTGCAACTATGGTGTTGGGATGGGTACGCTGGCTTTCCTCTGTTGCGCTGTTTTTCTGGCTCTTGATGTGTACTTCCCTCAGATAAGCAGCGTCAAAGACCGCAAGAAGGCCGTGTTGGCTGATATCGGTGTTTCGG CGTTCTGGTCTTTCATGTGGTTTGTGGGATTCTGTTTCTTGGCCAATCAGTGGCAGGTGTCCAAACTAGAAGATAACCCCCTGAAAGAGGGCGGAGACGCTGCCAGAGCCGCCATAACCTTCTCTTTCTTCTCCATATTTACATGG GCTGCTCAAGCTTTCTTAGGATTCCAGAGGTACAAGCTAGGATCAAGCTCCTCTCTCTTCTCTCAGGACTATATTGATCCAACCCAAGATCCAGCAGCAGCGCCCTCTACAGGTACAGAATATACTGCATACAACGCTGACATGGAGGCCAATTACGAAGGCTCTGGTGGGTACCAGAATGAAGACTACTAA
- the syngr1a gene encoding synaptogyrin-1a isoform X2, translated as MEQAYGAGKAGGTFDPITFIQQPQAILRFVSWIFSIVIFGCIANEGYVNPPDSPEEFCIFNKNQNACNYGVGMGTLAFLCCAVFLALDVYFPQISSVKDRKKAVLADIGVSAFWSFMWFVGFCFLANQWQVSKLEDNPLKEGGDAARAAITFSFFSIFTWGVLTMLASERLKKVTFEEEYNKLFTPQTPPPFV; from the exons ATGGAGCAGGCATACGGGGCTGGCAAGGCTGGCGGAACCTTCGACCCAATTACCTTCATTCAGCAACCGCAGGCCATTCTTCGTTTCGTGTCATGG ATCTTTTCCATCGTGATTTTTGGATGTATTGCTAATGAGGGATATGTGAACCCTCCAGACTCACCAGAGGAGTTTTGTATCTTCAACAAGAATCAGAATGCCTGCAACTATGGTGTTGGGATGGGTACGCTGGCTTTCCTCTGTTGCGCTGTTTTTCTGGCTCTTGATGTGTACTTCCCTCAGATAAGCAGCGTCAAAGACCGCAAGAAGGCCGTGTTGGCTGATATCGGTGTTTCGG CGTTCTGGTCTTTCATGTGGTTTGTGGGATTCTGTTTCTTGGCCAATCAGTGGCAGGTGTCCAAACTAGAAGATAACCCCCTGAAAGAGGGCGGAGACGCTGCCAGAGCCGCCATAACCTTCTCTTTCTTCTCCATATTTACATGG GGGGTTCTTACAATGCTGGCCTCGGAGCGGCTAAAGAAAGTCACGTTCGAGGAGGAATACAATAAACTGTTCACCCCTCAAACACCACCTCCATTTGTCTAA